From Coturnix japonica isolate 7356 chromosome 3, Coturnix japonica 2.1, whole genome shotgun sequence, the proteins below share one genomic window:
- the LOC107312126 gene encoding uncharacterized protein LOC107312126 isoform X2, with protein sequence MSAAFVCSLYHRYCLVTVKVSLGLKVHPKDSIKWLPKSPKLYSGHNWSSQGSRWTSLKGKEGLHGGNLYKLSSANGKWREGRISPEQEAEELEDPDEDEPISKFSGSLFDNDVHLRDKRNSRAALQDRHKSTTKGKTAPGTNSKAQAPVSAGSLPGESSRFLEESRAADGTQPPLKGSLISEPNTHDASPTEASSKGSPFRTLNHVITIPRIILTRPSTSDEDTDQLPPDPDDFEMEEPPGTQHHTYSDCLNSAFYPP encoded by the exons ATGTCAGCAGCCTTTGTTTGCTCCTTGTATCACCGGTATTGCCTCGTAACTGTCAAAGTGTCTCTAGGACTAAAGGTACATCCCAAG GACTCTATTAAGTGGCTTCCCAAATCTCCTAAGCTGTACAGTGGCCATAACTGGAGCTCCCAGGGCTCTCGCTGGACCtcattaaaaggaaaggaaggtttACATGGTGGTAACTTGTACAAACTCAGCTCTGCCAATGGGaaatggagagaaggaaggatcAGCCCTGAGCAAGAAGCGGAGGAACTGGAGGATCCTGATGAAGAC GAACCTATTTCCAAGTTTTCTGGCAGCCTCTTTGATAATGATGTTCATTTAAGAGATAAAAGAAATTCCAGAGCAGCTCTTCAAGACAGGCACAAGTCAACAACGAAGGGGAAAACTGCTCCAGGGACTAACAGCAAGGCGCAGGCCCCTGTCTCAGCAGGCAGCTTACCTGGAGAGAGCAGCAGGTTTCTGGAGGAATCCAGAGCTGCAGATGGGACACAACCTCCACTTAAG ggATCCCTAATTTCTGAACCCAACACACATGATGCCAGTCCTACCGAAGCTTCATCTAAAGGCAGTCCCTTCCGGACATTAAACCATGTCATAACA ATACCTCGAATAATCCTCACTCGCCCTTCGACCTCTGATGAAGATACTGACCAGCTGCCCCCAGATCCAGATGACTTTGAGATGGAGGAGCCTCCTGGCACACAACACCACACCTACTCGGACTGTCTGAACAGCGCTTTTTATCCTCCCTAA
- the LOC107312126 gene encoding protein scribble homolog isoform X1, with the protein MSAAFVCSLYHRYCLVTVKVSLGLKVHPKDSIKWLPKSPKLYSGHNWSSQGSRWTSLKGKEGLHGGNLYKLSSANGKWREGRISPEQEAEELEDPDEDEPISKFSGSLFDNDVHLRDKRNSRAALQDRHKSTTKGKTAPGTNSKAQAPVSAGSLPGESSRFLEESRAADGTQPPLKITITVCSQMGSLGISIAGGKGSSPYKDNDEGILITRLPKGCPADVAGMQAGERAAEGSLISEPNTHDASPTEASSKGSPFRTLNHVITIPRIILTRPSTSDEDTDQLPPDPDDFEMEEPPGTQHHTYSDCLNSAFYPP; encoded by the exons ATGTCAGCAGCCTTTGTTTGCTCCTTGTATCACCGGTATTGCCTCGTAACTGTCAAAGTGTCTCTAGGACTAAAGGTACATCCCAAG GACTCTATTAAGTGGCTTCCCAAATCTCCTAAGCTGTACAGTGGCCATAACTGGAGCTCCCAGGGCTCTCGCTGGACCtcattaaaaggaaaggaaggtttACATGGTGGTAACTTGTACAAACTCAGCTCTGCCAATGGGaaatggagagaaggaaggatcAGCCCTGAGCAAGAAGCGGAGGAACTGGAGGATCCTGATGAAGAC GAACCTATTTCCAAGTTTTCTGGCAGCCTCTTTGATAATGATGTTCATTTAAGAGATAAAAGAAATTCCAGAGCAGCTCTTCAAGACAGGCACAAGTCAACAACGAAGGGGAAAACTGCTCCAGGGACTAACAGCAAGGCGCAGGCCCCTGTCTCAGCAGGCAGCTTACCTGGAGAGAGCAGCAGGTTTCTGGAGGAATCCAGAGCTGCAGATGGGACACAACCTCCACTTAAG ATAACCATTACTGTGTGCAGTCAAATGGGGAGTCTTGGTATTAGCATTGCTGGTGGAAAGGGCTCATCTCCATATAAAGACAATGATGAG GGAATTTTGATTACACGTCTACCAAAAGGTTGTCCAGCAGATGTGGCTGGGATGCAAGCAGGAGAAAGAGCGGCAGAg ggATCCCTAATTTCTGAACCCAACACACATGATGCCAGTCCTACCGAAGCTTCATCTAAAGGCAGTCCCTTCCGGACATTAAACCATGTCATAACA ATACCTCGAATAATCCTCACTCGCCCTTCGACCTCTGATGAAGATACTGACCAGCTGCCCCCAGATCCAGATGACTTTGAGATGGAGGAGCCTCCTGGCACACAACACCACACCTACTCGGACTGTCTGAACAGCGCTTTTTATCCTCCCTAA